A region of Chloracidobacterium sp. DNA encodes the following proteins:
- a CDS encoding carboxypeptidase regulatory-like domain-containing protein, with translation MSLSFPKRVLFLTFLAATIASINYAQSSGGRLTGRVVDDEGKPVAGVTVIVTDQTSSKDSTQITKSNGDYSFRLRAGAYRITVGSPFEARFDQGKAAEYGVFSNLFCDRKKEKCPILENVIIDNGDRKIEFKVVNTQKETKPEDTEKKETATKPIADRREVRDRWRYEFPEYDRYGDKGARGRDIPFKRNAWYNPYDQNVLKGDFPIIGDKYFMILSGTSTTGVEIRRTPSGNNVSTADPNSNNFFGRPESLSFNQTVQVSFEFFRGDTVFRPRTWAIKISPTFSVPNYLNARENGIVNIDVRRGTTRTDFHASLEDAFAEVKLFDTNDNYDAAFIRAGIQPFNADFRGFLYSDNNLGARFFGAFSNNRNQFNVVYFHQLEKDTNSNLNTFHTRNQNIYIANFYRQDFLTKGYTIQAIGAYNDDRGRTHYDENGFLVRPALIGSAREHDVKAGYIGFNGDGHIGLLNLSNSYYFAFGRDDFNSIAGRKTNIRAHMAAAEASIDRDWLRFRASVFFASGDKDPTDDKATGFDAILDDPNFVGGQFSYWNRQGIRLVSTEVGLVQGNSLLPTLRSSKTEGQANFVNPGIEIFNLGADAEITQTVKAIFNANYLRFHRTESLEYTLFQPRIRHEIGGDLSLGVVYRPWLINNVTFTFGGSVFFAGKGFKDIYTDRDRNCPIPNFCSGDVINPSKPQYSMFSQMKLIF, from the coding sequence ATGTCGTTGAGTTTTCCCAAACGTGTCCTTTTTCTCACTTTTTTAGCTGCAACTATAGCTTCAATTAACTATGCCCAATCGTCGGGCGGACGTCTTACTGGCAGGGTCGTTGACGACGAAGGCAAGCCGGTCGCAGGCGTGACCGTGATCGTCACCGACCAGACATCAAGCAAAGATTCTACTCAGATCACAAAATCCAACGGCGATTATTCTTTCCGATTGCGTGCAGGTGCTTATCGCATAACTGTCGGATCGCCATTTGAAGCACGTTTTGATCAAGGTAAAGCAGCCGAATACGGTGTTTTTTCAAATTTGTTCTGCGACCGTAAGAAAGAAAAATGCCCGATCCTCGAGAACGTTATCATCGACAACGGTGACAGAAAAATTGAATTTAAGGTCGTCAATACTCAAAAAGAAACCAAACCTGAGGATACAGAAAAAAAAGAAACCGCAACGAAACCTATTGCCGATCGACGCGAGGTCCGCGACCGCTGGCGTTATGAGTTTCCTGAATATGATCGTTATGGCGATAAAGGTGCTCGCGGACGCGATATTCCATTTAAGCGAAATGCTTGGTACAACCCTTACGACCAAAATGTGTTGAAAGGTGATTTCCCGATCATCGGCGACAAGTACTTTATGATCTTGTCCGGAACGAGTACGACTGGCGTAGAAATACGCCGGACACCTTCAGGAAATAATGTCAGCACCGCTGACCCGAACAGCAACAACTTCTTTGGCCGTCCTGAAAGCCTCTCGTTCAATCAAACAGTTCAAGTTTCATTCGAGTTTTTCAGAGGTGACACTGTTTTTAGGCCTCGGACATGGGCCATAAAGATATCACCGACATTCAGTGTTCCAAATTACCTGAATGCACGCGAGAACGGCATCGTAAATATCGATGTCCGTCGCGGTACGACTCGAACCGACTTTCATGCATCGCTTGAAGACGCGTTTGCCGAAGTAAAACTATTCGACACGAATGATAACTATGACGCCGCATTTATTCGTGCCGGCATTCAGCCGTTCAACGCCGATTTTCGCGGCTTTTTGTATTCGGACAACAATTTAGGCGCACGTTTCTTTGGAGCGTTTTCAAATAATAGAAATCAGTTCAATGTCGTTTATTTCCATCAGCTCGAAAAGGACACGAATAGCAACCTGAACACATTTCACACGCGGAATCAGAATATTTACATAGCCAATTTTTATCGCCAGGATTTTCTGACGAAAGGTTACACGATCCAGGCCATAGGCGCTTACAACGATGACCGTGGACGTACTCATTACGACGAGAACGGCTTTCTCGTGCGTCCGGCATTGATCGGCAGTGCCCGCGAGCATGACGTTAAGGCTGGTTACATAGGTTTTAATGGCGATGGTCACATCGGCTTGTTGAATTTATCGAACTCTTACTATTTCGCTTTTGGCCGCGACGATTTCAATTCGATAGCGGGCCGCAAAACAAATATCAGGGCACATATGGCTGCAGCTGAGGCCTCGATCGACCGGGACTGGCTTCGGTTTCGGGCATCGGTTTTCTTTGCGTCAGGTGATAAAGATCCGACGGATGATAAAGCAACGGGATTTGACGCGATCCTGGATGATCCAAATTTTGTCGGCGGGCAGTTTTCGTACTGGAACCGACAAGGAATTCGCCTCGTATCGACCGAAGTGGGTTTGGTTCAGGGAAACAGCCTTTTGCCGACGCTGCGTTCGAGCAAGACCGAGGGACAGGCAAATTTTGTAAATCCTGGAATTGAGATCTTCAATCTCGGTGCTGACGCGGAGATAACGCAAACCGTAAAAGCCATATTCAACGCAAATTACCTCCGCTTTCATCGAACAGAATCGCTCGAATACACACTTTTCCAGCCTCGCATTCGCCATGAGATCGGCGGTGACCTTAGTCTTGGTGTCGTTTATCGCCCCTGGCTAATAAATAACGTTACATTCACATTTGGCGGCAGCGTATTTTTTGCGGGCAAAGGATTCAAAGATATTTACACTGACAGGGATCGAAATTGCCCGATACCGAATTTCTGCTCGGGCGATGTCATCAATCCGTCCAAACCGCAATATTCGATGTTCAGCCAAATGAAACTGATTTTTTAA
- a CDS encoding heme-binding protein, giving the protein MKSKQLVKKFKFFAGFVILLILGINTNAQNSLTVADVQRIIAQAVSEAVASNQKVTVSVVDKEGHVLGTFVMTGAAATTTIRGTGRAGQGFENVTVPARFASLSKAGTGALLSSGGNAFSTRTASFIIQEHFPAGIDNTPGGPLFGVQFSSLRCSDVVIAGLPLGLSGDAGGIPLYKNGIEVGGIGVEGDGLYTIDTNPRDSDQSFEEKIAVAGSRGFEAPALIRADNILVAGIRFPFANISTSDFPAATAIPFGSLPGAVDPSDPIIAAPASDFVPRTLNGVSGQASARFPTVAGSALTVAEVDQILGAAAGVANITRAGIRQPIGSNARVNIAVVDTDGRVLGFFRQVDAPVFGFDVSVQKARSVNFMSRPDAAAKITGAGANTNGVVFASYVNRANADGIALNGTIAFSDRGFGFLHRPLFPDGINGTDAGPFSRPLADFSPFNNGLQTDLVFDKVAAPLPMCRSAVIEKRTAMPPFCQCTPISELKNGLQIFAGGIPLYRGNTLIGAIGISGDGIEQDDLIAAGGANLFPAPLAMRSDNFFVRGVRLPFVKFPPRPFLP; this is encoded by the coding sequence ATGAAAAGTAAACAACTGGTAAAGAAGTTTAAGTTTTTTGCCGGATTTGTGATCTTGCTGATTTTGGGCATCAACACAAACGCGCAGAACAGCCTAACAGTTGCGGATGTGCAGCGGATCATTGCTCAGGCGGTTTCGGAGGCCGTCGCATCTAATCAGAAGGTAACCGTTTCGGTGGTGGATAAGGAAGGACATGTTCTAGGAACTTTCGTTATGACCGGCGCTGCGGCGACGACCACGATACGCGGCACGGGCAGAGCTGGGCAAGGTTTTGAGAATGTTACAGTTCCGGCGCGTTTTGCTTCGTTGTCAAAGGCTGGCACCGGTGCTCTGCTGTCGTCTGGCGGAAACGCTTTTTCGACGCGAACCGCTTCGTTTATTATTCAGGAACATTTTCCGGCTGGAATTGACAATACGCCTGGCGGTCCGCTGTTCGGCGTCCAGTTTTCGTCACTGAGATGCTCGGATGTTGTGATAGCGGGGCTTCCGCTTGGGTTATCGGGCGATGCTGGAGGAATTCCGCTTTATAAGAACGGTATTGAAGTCGGTGGCATAGGCGTCGAGGGAGACGGCCTTTATACTATCGACACAAATCCGCGTGATAGTGACCAGTCTTTTGAAGAAAAGATAGCTGTTGCCGGGTCGCGTGGGTTTGAGGCTCCGGCGTTGATTCGTGCCGATAATATTCTCGTAGCCGGAATTAGATTTCCGTTTGCGAACATCAGTACTTCCGATTTTCCCGCAGCGACGGCGATCCCTTTTGGCAGTTTGCCGGGAGCGGTTGATCCATCGGATCCGATCATCGCTGCGCCTGCTAGTGATTTTGTTCCAAGAACATTGAACGGAGTCAGCGGACAGGCCAGCGCACGGTTTCCGACTGTTGCAGGTTCCGCTTTGACGGTTGCTGAGGTCGATCAGATACTCGGAGCAGCGGCCGGTGTTGCCAATATTACTAGGGCCGGTATTCGCCAGCCGATCGGCAGCAATGCTCGTGTTAACATAGCCGTCGTCGATACGGACGGAAGAGTTTTGGGATTTTTTCGCCAGGTTGATGCCCCTGTTTTCGGATTTGATGTTTCTGTGCAGAAGGCTCGATCGGTGAATTTTATGTCGCGCCCAGACGCCGCTGCTAAAATTACCGGGGCCGGAGCTAACACAAACGGCGTCGTATTCGCTTCATATGTTAACCGTGCAAATGCCGACGGAATTGCGTTAAACGGAACCATTGCATTCAGCGACCGCGGGTTTGGTTTTCTTCATCGGCCTTTGTTTCCAGATGGTATAAACGGAACAGACGCCGGGCCGTTCAGCAGGCCGCTTGCGGATTTCAGCCCTTTTAATAACGGACTACAGACCGACCTGGTCTTTGACAAGGTTGCTGCTCCGCTGCCAATGTGCCGCAGCGCGGTAATAGAAAAACGCACGGCAATGCCGCCGTTTTGCCAGTGCACACCAATTTCGGAATTGAAAAACGGTTTACAGATCTTTGCGGGCGGCATTCCGCTTTATCGCGGCAATACGCTTATCGGTGCGATCGGTATCAGCGGTGACGGTATCGAACAGGATGATCTGATCGCGGCCGGCGGAGCAAATTTGTTTCCGGCTCCGCTAGCTATGCGTTCTGACAATTTTTTTGTTCGCGGCGTTCGTCTTCCGTTTGTAAAATTTCCGCCAAGGCCGTTTTTACCCTAA
- a CDS encoding cytochrome c3 family protein, with protein sequence MKNTVKLIFVSVFALGALFIFLSGTSLSTTNAAVFSGLFAQPTPPKNTNTKSPEANSKPTSVNAAANVAVNSNSVKAVPAATGTPSTTAANTVPASGGKTISKTFKLGLDSQSEYGEAFFDHDSHAFKNYSPDGKSVVGCVECHHTDQPKSALQAPYVTSERDVVLTLDAWQKSSQKVSSCRDCHFQDGNVPDGKTMPTANKKDLNNQLAYHINCNSCHDAAYKLRPELKSRKGFATAKDCAVCHKVD encoded by the coding sequence ATGAAAAATACAGTTAAGTTGATTTTTGTATCTGTTTTTGCGCTCGGTGCATTGTTTATTTTTTTGAGCGGCACGAGTCTTTCAACGACCAATGCGGCTGTTTTTTCAGGATTGTTTGCCCAGCCAACTCCGCCCAAGAATACGAACACAAAATCTCCTGAAGCGAACAGCAAACCGACGTCGGTTAATGCAGCCGCAAATGTCGCTGTAAATTCTAATTCCGTCAAGGCAGTGCCGGCAGCGACCGGAACCCCTTCCACGACTGCGGCGAATACCGTTCCAGCATCCGGCGGCAAAACGATATCAAAGACCTTTAAACTCGGTTTGGATAGTCAATCAGAATATGGCGAAGCCTTTTTTGATCATGATTCGCATGCTTTTAAGAATTACAGCCCCGATGGTAAATCTGTTGTCGGATGTGTTGAATGTCACCATACCGATCAGCCGAAATCGGCGCTTCAGGCACCATATGTAACGTCTGAACGGGACGTGGTGTTAACGCTTGATGCGTGGCAAAAGTCTAGCCAGAAAGTGAGCAGTTGCCGAGACTGTCATTTTCAGGATGGAAACGTTCCTGACGGAAAGACAATGCCGACGGCTAACAAGAAGGACCTGAACAACCAACTCGCCTATCACATCAATTGCAATTCGTGTCATGATGCTGCCTACAAGCTGAGGCCGGAATTAAAATCTCGTAAAGGATTTGCGACCGCAAAAGACTGCGCCGTTTGTCACAAAGTGGATTGA
- a CDS encoding zinc ribbon domain-containing protein has product MGLQQCDKCGEMVDEAKAFCPGCGNAFVEEEKRQEASKFEKLESTVQYGQTMYNQMLEDMGLNIVGAPSSVEKRVEVVVPVKTEIVLPVKTAKTVTVKPAVTEQDTIAEKHKPVSYTKWYILLGVAAVFLLPLALASTIFVIFEIWSRFK; this is encoded by the coding sequence ATGGGATTGCAGCAATGCGACAAATGCGGGGAAATGGTTGACGAGGCCAAGGCATTTTGCCCCGGTTGCGGCAATGCGTTTGTCGAGGAAGAAAAAAGGCAGGAAGCATCAAAGTTTGAGAAATTGGAAAGCACGGTCCAATACGGTCAGACAATGTACAATCAGATGCTTGAGGACATGGGGCTGAACATTGTAGGCGCTCCGAGTTCCGTTGAAAAACGAGTTGAGGTTGTCGTGCCGGTGAAAACAGAGATCGTGTTGCCGGTAAAGACAGCTAAGACTGTAACCGTAAAACCTGCGGTAACGGAGCAGGACACAATCGCGGAAAAGCATAAACCTGTAAGCTATACAAAATGGTATATTCTACTCGGAGTAGCGGCAGTTTTTCTTTTGCCGCTAGCTCTGGCGTCCACAATCTTTGTTATTTTTGAAATTTGGTCGCGTTTTAAGTAA